In the Carboxydothermus hydrogenoformans Z-2901 genome, one interval contains:
- a CDS encoding amylo-alpha-1,6-glucosidase, translating into MALDRQLDEDRFRIAPKEFQPRVEVLKEGEMFLTALPDGSIWEGDLSGLGLFYRDTRFLNRLLMYLEEFEPLLLSSLIRESHFAQIELTNREFHLPDGVLLPLQTIHFRITRVLKDGLYQRLRIINFNSFPVTINLTFSAGADYVDIFEVRGTTRKNRGRFLPVCQKRNGFTFAYEGLDHYYRSTDLTFYPEPNLVWVEGDKGFARFTLTLEPHKKYFLYLQIIPCIAQKIECEDDIYVKKEMSVGFSKAAINLNKDYLNWQRQCTKIETNNEIINQMINQAVTDLRALISEYPESGKIIEAGIPWFAAPFGRDSLITSWQTLILNPEIAKNTLRFLAHYQGKVHDPWREEQPGKILHEIRRGEMALNHEVPHTPYYGTVDATLWFIILLGEVFRWTHDEKLLQDLAEPLKKALYWCENYGDMDGDGFIEYLRQSESGLLNQGWKDSWDGVIDRDGSLPEGPIALVEVQAYYYLALLRGSELLQFLGEIEEALRLRRKALKLQAKFIKAFWIDDEDFLGFALDGKKRLIKTTVSNPGHALFTGILPTKLAHKVAERLFRQDMYSGWGIRTMSAKEKPYNPMSYHNGSVWPHDNSIIARGLKEIGQEFLLEKLVTDLVEAARFFNYYRWPELFCGFTRRANGGPVRYPIACDPQAWAVGSVFILLQSILGIFCDGGDIRIVRPNLPGWLSEVYLENLRVGNGTVDLEFSRSRGKTYCNVVKREGEVKVLIEP; encoded by the coding sequence ATGGCGCTTGATCGGCAGTTAGACGAAGACCGGTTTCGAATTGCTCCCAAGGAATTTCAACCCCGGGTGGAAGTTTTAAAAGAAGGAGAAATGTTTTTAACCGCCCTGCCCGATGGTTCAATCTGGGAAGGTGACTTAAGCGGTCTCGGTTTATTTTACCGGGATACCCGGTTTTTAAATCGGCTATTAATGTATTTAGAGGAGTTTGAACCGTTACTTCTCTCCTCTTTAATTCGGGAAAGCCATTTTGCCCAGATTGAGCTTACCAACCGGGAGTTTCATCTGCCGGATGGGGTCTTACTGCCGCTTCAGACCATCCACTTTCGTATTACTCGAGTTTTAAAAGATGGCCTGTATCAGCGTTTGCGAATTATTAATTTTAATTCTTTTCCGGTGACAATTAATCTAACTTTTTCCGCCGGTGCAGATTACGTTGATATTTTTGAAGTCAGGGGGACAACGAGAAAAAACCGGGGGCGCTTTTTACCGGTTTGTCAGAAACGTAACGGTTTTACCTTTGCTTACGAAGGTCTTGATCATTATTATCGCTCTACTGACCTTACCTTTTATCCGGAGCCAAATCTGGTCTGGGTGGAGGGAGATAAGGGCTTTGCCCGTTTTACCTTAACTCTTGAACCTCATAAAAAGTACTTTCTTTATCTACAAATTATTCCCTGCATTGCCCAAAAGATTGAGTGCGAAGACGATATATACGTCAAAAAAGAAATGAGCGTTGGGTTTTCCAAAGCGGCAATAAATCTCAATAAGGATTACCTCAACTGGCAGCGTCAGTGTACGAAAATAGAAACCAATAATGAAATAATAAACCAGATGATAAACCAGGCGGTAACGGATTTGCGGGCGTTAATTTCCGAATACCCGGAAAGCGGAAAAATTATCGAAGCGGGGATTCCCTGGTTTGCCGCTCCCTTTGGCCGGGATTCTTTAATTACTTCCTGGCAGACGCTTATTTTAAATCCGGAAATTGCCAAAAATACGCTCAGGTTTTTAGCCCATTATCAGGGCAAGGTCCATGACCCCTGGCGGGAAGAACAGCCGGGGAAAATTTTACATGAAATCCGGCGGGGAGAAATGGCGTTAAATCATGAGGTGCCCCATACTCCTTACTACGGGACCGTTGATGCAACTCTCTGGTTTATCATTCTTTTGGGCGAGGTGTTTCGCTGGACCCATGATGAAAAGCTTTTGCAGGATTTAGCGGAACCTTTGAAAAAAGCTCTGTACTGGTGTGAAAACTACGGAGATATGGACGGCGATGGTTTTATAGAATATTTGCGGCAGTCGGAAAGCGGCCTTTTAAACCAGGGGTGGAAGGATTCCTGGGATGGAGTTATTGACCGGGATGGCTCCTTACCGGAAGGACCTATAGCACTGGTAGAAGTGCAGGCTTATTATTATTTGGCGTTACTCCGGGGTAGTGAACTATTACAATTTTTAGGAGAAATTGAAGAAGCGTTGAGGCTACGCCGCAAAGCTTTAAAACTTCAAGCCAAATTTATCAAGGCGTTCTGGATTGATGACGAAGATTTTCTCGGTTTTGCTTTAGATGGAAAAAAGAGGCTTATTAAAACCACCGTATCAAACCCGGGCCATGCGTTATTTACCGGAATTCTGCCGACAAAGTTAGCCCACAAAGTTGCGGAAAGATTGTTTCGCCAGGACATGTATTCCGGCTGGGGTATCCGGACCATGAGTGCCAAGGAGAAACCTTATAACCCCATGAGTTACCATAACGGTTCGGTCTGGCCCCATGATAACTCCATCATTGCCCGGGGGTTAAAGGAGATTGGCCAGGAATTTTTGTTGGAAAAGCTTGTGACCGATTTGGTGGAAGCAGCCAGGTTCTTTAATTACTATCGCTGGCCGGAATTATTTTGCGGGTTTACCCGCCGGGCCAACGGCGGTCCGGTCCGGTATCCGATAGCCTGCGACCCGCAGGCCTGGGCGGTGGGAAGCGTATTTATTTTGCTGCAAAGCATTCTCGGTATATTTTGCGATGGCGGTGATATCAGGATAGTAAGACCAAATTTACCCGGCTGGCTAAGCGAAGTGTATTTAGAAAACCTCAGGGTTGGAAACGGTACCGTTGATTTAGAGTTTAGCCGGAGCCGGGGTAAAACTTACTGTAACGTTGTGAAAAGGGAGGGAGAGGTGAAAGTCTTGATTGAACCGTAG
- a CDS encoding glycosyltransferase family 4 protein, with protein MGGDSIYTIAKLHWAFPPIIGGVETHLTLLCPELIRRGYNLHLLTGAVNGEPEEFDFHGMRVRRHRFLDLNSLSPQIIKENRRQIKDLLHSFLDEVNPEIIHLHNMHYFSPDHLEFLVEYKNHRKKPLVLTAHNVWEDELWQEMLTFKDEWDYVIAVSDFIKKELIRFGFDGEKIITVHHGIDTEKFKPGISPDNPYAKMEFFAGKKVIFHPARMSFAKGSDYAVKAFAEVQKLFPDTVLVMAGTKKTVDWGGVQQKEVQEIMKLVEEYGLSDKVYVQFFNWQEIHWMYEIADICIYPSSFEEPFGLVMLEAMASGKPIIVTNSGGMPEVVQDGVNGFVIPKKDASALARKLILLLEDDELRRRMGESGRKLAEEKFTVKVMTDNTEKVYQKLLKH; from the coding sequence ATGGGAGGTGATAGTATTTATACAATTGCCAAGCTCCACTGGGCTTTTCCGCCAATTATCGGTGGGGTTGAGACGCACCTGACGCTTTTGTGCCCGGAATTAATCAGGCGCGGCTATAATTTACACCTTTTAACCGGTGCGGTTAATGGTGAACCCGAAGAGTTCGATTTCCACGGTATGCGGGTTCGAAGGCATAGATTTTTAGATTTAAACTCTCTTTCACCGCAAATTATTAAAGAAAACCGCAGGCAAATAAAGGATCTCCTTCACTCCTTTCTCGATGAAGTCAATCCCGAAATAATCCATCTCCATAATATGCATTATTTTAGCCCGGACCATTTGGAGTTTTTGGTGGAGTATAAAAACCACCGGAAAAAGCCTTTGGTTTTAACCGCCCATAATGTCTGGGAAGATGAACTTTGGCAGGAAATGCTTACTTTTAAAGACGAGTGGGATTACGTCATAGCGGTCAGCGATTTTATTAAAAAAGAGCTTATCCGCTTTGGTTTTGATGGTGAGAAAATTATCACCGTTCACCACGGAATTGATACCGAAAAATTTAAACCGGGTATATCGCCGGATAATCCTTATGCTAAGATGGAGTTTTTTGCCGGGAAAAAAGTTATCTTTCATCCGGCCCGGATGAGTTTTGCCAAGGGTTCCGATTATGCGGTGAAAGCCTTTGCCGAAGTGCAAAAACTATTTCCCGATACCGTCCTGGTGATGGCGGGTACCAAGAAAACGGTGGACTGGGGTGGAGTCCAGCAAAAAGAAGTACAGGAAATTATGAAGCTTGTGGAAGAATATGGTCTTTCTGATAAAGTTTACGTCCAATTTTTCAACTGGCAGGAAATTCACTGGATGTACGAAATTGCCGACATCTGCATTTATCCCAGCTCCTTTGAGGAACCCTTTGGTTTGGTAATGCTTGAAGCGATGGCTTCCGGGAAACCCATTATTGTTACCAATTCCGGGGGTATGCCGGAAGTTGTTCAGGACGGAGTAAACGGTTTTGTTATTCCCAAAAAAGATGCCAGTGCCCTTGCCCGAAAACTAATCTTACTTTTAGAGGACGACGAATTACGCCGGAGGATGGGTGAAAGCGGCCGGAAACTTGCTGAAGAGAAGTTTACGGTTAAAGTTATGACCGATAATACCGAAAAAGTTTACCAGAAGCTGTTAAAACATTAA
- the otsB gene encoding trehalose-phosphatase — protein sequence MELLTKLSGRKILLMTDFDGTIAAYRKDPRKVSLAKDMVAILQKFTRQPNLKLAVVSGRGLQDLEKMVNIRGIILAGCFGGVFRDEQGKVHTWEKAPDYFGPVEELAEFFSRSPVFKGVYIEKKEIALTLHYKDLGVKKRREVLKVIEEAREKNPIFNFHVGDKGTEIIPQGLGKGWFIQEMLKKYPDFYPVFLGNDWVDLEGIEVLRGQGLAFYVGDTPPPGSHGLSGLKEVKKLFKKLLAVNQAALNAS from the coding sequence TTGGAGCTATTGACTAAGCTTTCTGGCCGAAAAATACTGCTCATGACCGATTTTGACGGAACGATAGCGGCTTACAGAAAAGACCCGCGCAAGGTAAGTTTAGCCAAAGATATGGTGGCAATCCTGCAGAAATTTACCCGGCAGCCAAATCTTAAATTAGCGGTGGTTTCCGGACGGGGGCTTCAGGATTTAGAAAAAATGGTAAATATCCGGGGAATTATTTTAGCCGGCTGTTTTGGAGGAGTATTTCGGGATGAACAGGGAAAAGTTCATACCTGGGAAAAGGCCCCCGACTATTTTGGACCGGTGGAGGAGTTAGCGGAATTTTTTTCCCGTTCTCCCGTTTTTAAAGGAGTTTATATTGAAAAAAAAGAAATTGCCTTAACTTTACATTACAAAGATTTGGGAGTAAAGAAACGGCGGGAGGTTTTAAAGGTAATTGAAGAAGCCCGGGAAAAAAACCCTATCTTTAACTTCCACGTGGGAGATAAAGGAACCGAAATTATCCCGCAGGGATTGGGCAAAGGATGGTTTATTCAGGAAATGTTAAAAAAATACCCGGACTTTTATCCGGTGTTTTTAGGGAATGACTGGGTAGACCTTGAGGGAATTGAAGTTTTAAGGGGGCAGGGTTTAGCATTTTACGTAGGGGATACCCCGCCCCCGGGAAGTCACGGGCTTTCGGGGTTAAAAGAGGTGAAAAAGCTTTTTAAGAAGCTTTTGGCAGTAAACCAAGCCGCTTTAAATGCATCTTAA
- a CDS encoding alpha,alpha-trehalose-phosphate synthase (UDP-forming), translated as MRGNLLVVSNRGPFTIEENNGSLKYRPAVSGLVSAVLPAVKKIGGTWLAWAGRIAEKPAEVQAVIKDEFQFVEILLSREEVEGYYEGYANGVLWPLCHLMPEKVRMYEENYRIYREVNQKFAQKAATLLRTGTLLWIHDYHLALMPHFIRQKNPWQRIAFFWHIPFPPVELFTIQPWAEEILRGLLGADIIGFHIDDYRENFLRAVERVLKLPVNYEWGTVYYNGREVLVKAVPIGIETKNFQKEVPEITEIEQEIAGLKIFLGVERLDYTKGLKEKIQGFARFLEKNPEYRGKVKLLQVAVPTRENIDQYQTYAREVLAEAAKVNERFGDNHWQPIKILKRNYSQEELIYLYRIADALVITSLEDGLNLVAKEYIASRKEPGVLILSKRTGVARQLNAALLVNPYSPEEIALKMKEAIEMPDTLKKKSFSLLKEQVILKNNEWWLENFLGKELRLMDTGFGKYYRKRGEKKVGAID; from the coding sequence ATGAGAGGTAATCTTTTGGTGGTATCTAACCGGGGACCCTTTACCATTGAAGAAAATAACGGTAGTTTAAAATACCGTCCGGCGGTAAGTGGACTTGTATCGGCGGTCCTTCCCGCCGTAAAAAAAATCGGAGGAACCTGGTTAGCCTGGGCAGGGAGAATTGCGGAGAAGCCTGCGGAAGTTCAGGCGGTAATTAAAGACGAGTTTCAATTTGTGGAAATCCTCCTATCCAGGGAAGAAGTAGAGGGGTATTATGAAGGTTATGCCAACGGAGTGCTCTGGCCGCTCTGCCACCTGATGCCGGAAAAAGTTAGGATGTACGAAGAAAATTACCGAATTTACCGGGAAGTTAACCAGAAATTTGCCCAAAAGGCTGCTACCTTATTAAGAACCGGGACGCTTTTATGGATTCATGACTACCACTTAGCTTTAATGCCCCACTTTATTCGCCAAAAAAATCCCTGGCAGCGAATTGCCTTTTTCTGGCATATACCCTTTCCGCCGGTAGAACTGTTTACCATTCAGCCCTGGGCGGAAGAAATTTTACGCGGCCTTTTAGGTGCGGATATCATTGGTTTTCATATTGATGACTACCGGGAAAACTTTTTACGGGCGGTGGAGCGGGTATTAAAGCTTCCGGTAAATTACGAGTGGGGTACCGTTTATTATAATGGACGAGAAGTCCTGGTCAAGGCGGTGCCGATTGGTATTGAAACTAAAAACTTCCAAAAGGAAGTGCCTGAAATTACTGAAATTGAGCAAGAAATCGCAGGATTGAAAATCTTTCTGGGAGTCGAAAGATTGGATTATACCAAAGGTTTAAAAGAAAAAATCCAGGGGTTTGCCCGTTTTTTGGAGAAAAATCCCGAGTATCGGGGTAAAGTTAAGCTTTTACAGGTGGCGGTACCGACCCGGGAAAATATTGACCAATACCAAACTTATGCCCGGGAGGTTTTGGCCGAAGCCGCTAAGGTAAATGAACGTTTTGGCGATAACCACTGGCAGCCCATAAAGATTTTAAAGCGAAATTATAGCCAGGAAGAACTTATCTATTTATACCGCATTGCCGATGCGCTTGTTATTACTTCCCTGGAAGATGGGCTTAACTTGGTGGCTAAAGAATATATTGCTTCCAGAAAAGAGCCGGGAGTGCTTATTTTAAGTAAACGGACGGGAGTTGCCCGGCAACTTAATGCTGCTCTTTTGGTCAATCCCTACTCGCCGGAAGAAATTGCTCTAAAAATGAAAGAAGCCATAGAAATGCCGGATACCCTCAAGAAAAAGAGTTTTTCTTTATTAAAGGAACAGGTTATCTTAAAAAACAATGAATGGTGGCTGGAAAATTTCCTGGGAAAAGAACTACGGTTGATGGATACAGGTTTTGGCAAATACTACCGCAAACGGGGTGAAAAGAAAGTTGGAGCTATTGACTAA
- the alr gene encoding alanine racemase translates to MRPVWAEVNLENIRHNFREVKRLARQAEAMPVIKANAYGHGAVEVAKALIAEGAKRFAVAILDEGIKLREAGIDAPVLILGYTPPEEVEKLLFYNLTPTLHHRELALAYQERLERLKKTLFYHLKIDTGMGRIGFWYEELEKIEEVLKLKNLEAEGVYTHFARADEQDLSFSKLQIERFNIVLKHLKAKGIEVKYRHAANSAAIMRLPEAHYDLVRPGIMLYGEYPSRDVPRELAHLKPALTLKARVSQVKKVPAGFTVSYGSTYVTSKATLIVSLPLGYADGYFRRLSNRGVVLINGKRWSIAGRVCMDQLMVAVDETERVNPGDEAVLLGKQGEETITAMEMADLVGTINYEILTNISYRVPRIYV, encoded by the coding sequence ATGCGTCCGGTATGGGCAGAGGTTAACCTGGAAAATATTCGGCATAATTTCCGGGAAGTAAAAAGACTTGCTCGGCAGGCGGAGGCGATGCCGGTAATAAAGGCCAATGCTTACGGTCACGGAGCGGTGGAAGTGGCAAAAGCTTTAATTGCCGAGGGGGCTAAACGGTTTGCGGTGGCCATTCTTGATGAAGGAATAAAGTTGAGAGAAGCGGGGATAGATGCACCGGTTCTTATTTTGGGTTACACTCCTCCCGAAGAGGTGGAAAAGCTTTTATTTTATAACCTGACTCCTACTCTTCACCACCGGGAATTAGCTTTAGCGTATCAGGAAAGACTTGAGAGGCTTAAGAAAACCCTTTTCTATCATCTAAAAATTGATACGGGAATGGGGAGAATCGGGTTCTGGTATGAAGAACTCGAAAAGATTGAGGAAGTATTAAAATTAAAAAATTTAGAAGCGGAAGGAGTTTATACCCATTTTGCCCGGGCGGATGAGCAAGATTTAAGTTTTTCCAAGCTGCAAATAGAGAGGTTTAACATTGTGTTAAAACACTTAAAAGCCAAAGGGATTGAGGTAAAATACCGCCATGCTGCCAACAGTGCTGCAATAATGAGGCTTCCCGAAGCTCACTACGATTTGGTGCGACCGGGGATTATGCTGTACGGCGAGTATCCCTCCAGGGATGTACCCCGGGAACTTGCCCATTTAAAGCCTGCTTTAACCTTAAAAGCCAGGGTTTCTCAGGTGAAAAAAGTACCGGCAGGCTTTACGGTGAGTTACGGTAGCACGTACGTAACCTCCAAAGCTACCCTGATTGTTTCGCTGCCGTTAGGTTATGCCGATGGTTATTTTCGCCGCCTTTCCAATCGAGGGGTGGTTTTGATAAACGGCAAACGCTGGTCCATAGCCGGTCGGGTTTGCATGGATCAATTGATGGTAGCGGTGGATGAAACCGAAAGGGTAAATCCCGGGGATGAGGCTGTTCTCTTGGGAAAGCAGGGAGAAGAAACGATTACCGCTATGGAAATGGCAGACCTGGTGGGAACTATAAATTATGAAATTTTGACCAATATAAGTTACCGGGTTCCGCGAATTTATGTGTAA
- a CDS encoding long-chain-fatty-acid--CoA ligase truncation, with amino-acid sequence MTPREIEDVFYESPEVLDVAVVGINEPLATENAVAFVVLKDKAKIETLFELCKTKLPPRYIPKKIIPVDFIPKTKTGKVIFSELKEMAL; translated from the coding sequence ATGACTCCTCGGGAAATCGAAGATGTTTTTTACGAAAGTCCGGAAGTTTTAGATGTGGCTGTAGTAGGGATAAATGAGCCTTTAGCTACCGAAAATGCTGTGGCTTTTGTGGTGTTAAAAGATAAAGCTAAAATTGAAACTTTGTTTGAGCTGTGTAAAACAAAACTTCCCCCCCGGTATATCCCCAAAAAAATTATTCCGGTAGATTTTATTCCCAAGACCAAAACCGGAAAGGTAATTTTTAGCGAACTAAAAGAAATGGCATTATGA
- a CDS encoding MBL fold metallo-hydrolase, which translates to MEDWGPLKIIPGENNSRFPYCTSLLLEGNGRQALIDPGAGNILKNLSVQEIYLTHYHYDHVWGINFFPKTTAVFINAEDLPALSDLREFARRLGTGHYFGKDYPNWWAQEIKKGFKSPSLSPYNRPDIVTVIEKTKEAYPTSEEIKIVGIKTIFLKAPGHTPGYVFPYFPDLGIIYTGDYDLTSFGPFYMAPDGDIDQFIRSSKILREVDVKYYITGHEKGMVEKKNFLPGLNRFLEIIALREEKIKTLWQKGYTIEEIADNSIFYPLKFQKIDPWVRMWEIIGIKMHLKRLGLLPKAS; encoded by the coding sequence ATGGAAGATTGGGGACCACTTAAAATTATTCCCGGAGAAAACAATAGCCGTTTTCCCTACTGCACCAGCCTGCTTCTCGAAGGTAACGGAAGACAGGCCTTAATCGATCCCGGCGCAGGAAATATTCTTAAAAATCTATCTGTGCAGGAAATCTATTTAACCCATTATCACTACGACCACGTCTGGGGTATTAATTTTTTTCCAAAAACCACGGCCGTTTTTATAAATGCGGAAGACTTACCGGCCCTTTCGGATTTAAGGGAATTCGCTCGGCGTCTTGGAACCGGACATTATTTCGGCAAAGATTACCCGAACTGGTGGGCTCAAGAAATAAAAAAGGGTTTTAAAAGTCCTTCCCTTTCGCCGTACAATCGTCCAGATATTGTAACGGTTATCGAAAAAACCAAAGAAGCGTATCCAACTTCAGAAGAAATTAAAATTGTCGGAATTAAAACCATTTTTCTTAAAGCTCCCGGCCACACCCCTGGCTATGTTTTTCCCTATTTCCCGGACCTCGGGATAATTTACACCGGGGATTACGATTTAACTTCCTTTGGCCCCTTTTATATGGCTCCCGACGGTGATATCGACCAGTTTATCAGGTCTTCCAAAATTTTACGGGAAGTTGATGTCAAATACTACATAACGGGGCACGAAAAAGGAATGGTGGAAAAGAAAAACTTTTTACCCGGGTTAAACCGTTTTTTAGAGATAATCGCCCTGCGGGAAGAAAAAATTAAAACATTGTGGCAAAAGGGATATACCATCGAAGAAATAGCCGATAATTCAATTTTTTATCCTTTAAAGTTTCAAAAAATTGACCCCTGGGTACGGATGTGGGAAATCATCGGCATTAAGATGCATTTAAAGCGGCTTGGTTTACTGCCAAAAGCTTCTTAA
- the ald gene encoding alanine dehydrogenase yields MIIGVPKEIKNNENRVAITPAGVEALVAAGHKVVIENNAGLGSGITNEEYIKAGAEILPTAADVFAAADMIMKVKEPLPPEYPLFKEGQILFTYLHLAPEPELTRALMEKKVVAIAYETIQLPNGSLPLLTPMSEVAGRMAVQIGARFLEKPQGGRGMLLGGVPGVPPAEVVIIGGGVVGTNAAKMAMGMGAHVTILDKSADRLRYLDDIFFGKITTMMSNSYNIAEAVKKADLLIGAVLIPGARAPKLVTEEMVKTMKPGSVIVDVAIDQGGCVETIDRVTTHQDPIYVKHGVVHYAVANMPGAVPRTSTFALTNVTLPYALAIANKGWERAVREDRALALGVNVLDGKVTCKAVADSLGLPYTPLEEILG; encoded by the coding sequence ATGATTATTGGTGTACCAAAAGAAATTAAAAATAATGAAAACCGGGTGGCGATTACTCCTGCCGGAGTTGAGGCTTTGGTTGCGGCGGGGCATAAAGTGGTGATTGAAAATAACGCCGGTCTTGGCAGCGGGATAACCAATGAAGAATACATAAAAGCTGGGGCGGAAATTCTTCCAACTGCTGCCGATGTCTTTGCTGCTGCAGATATGATTATGAAGGTAAAGGAGCCACTGCCACCGGAATACCCGTTATTTAAGGAAGGGCAAATTCTCTTTACTTATCTTCATCTCGCGCCGGAGCCGGAACTTACCCGGGCTTTAATGGAGAAAAAGGTTGTAGCTATTGCTTACGAAACCATTCAGCTTCCCAACGGCAGCCTGCCATTACTAACTCCAATGAGCGAGGTTGCCGGGCGGATGGCGGTCCAGATCGGTGCTCGTTTCCTGGAAAAGCCTCAGGGCGGTCGGGGTATGCTATTGGGGGGCGTTCCCGGAGTTCCACCGGCCGAAGTGGTGATTATTGGTGGCGGTGTCGTCGGTACCAATGCTGCTAAGATGGCTATGGGCATGGGAGCTCACGTGACCATTCTTGATAAGAGTGCCGACCGGCTTAGATACCTGGATGATATCTTTTTCGGCAAAATAACCACCATGATGTCCAACAGCTACAATATTGCCGAAGCGGTGAAAAAAGCTGACTTATTGATCGGCGCCGTCTTAATTCCGGGAGCCCGGGCGCCCAAATTGGTAACGGAAGAGATGGTTAAGACCATGAAACCCGGTTCGGTTATCGTTGACGTGGCTATTGACCAGGGTGGTTGCGTCGAAACTATTGACCGGGTAACTACCCACCAGGATCCGATTTACGTTAAACACGGAGTTGTCCATTATGCTGTAGCCAACATGCCCGGTGCCGTACCGAGAACTTCAACTTTTGCTTTAACCAACGTGACCTTGCCGTATGCTTTGGCTATTGCCAATAAAGGCTGGGAGCGGGCGGTAAGGGAAGACCGGGCTTTAGCTTTAGGCGTTAACGTTTTAGACGGAAAAGTTACCTGTAAAGCGGTAGCCGATTCTTTGGGCTTACCTTATACTCCGCTGGAAGAAATCCTCGGTTAG
- a CDS encoding C40 family peptidase, with protein sequence MNLKKSLATLTLSVFLLQSSAWATTITVKSGDNLWLLARRYNTTVEAIKKANNLKSEALKPGQKLVIPGKSTATAVSRSSSGSSVYIVKAGDTLWDIAKKFNLTVDELKRLNNLKSEKLSIGQKLLVKKTTSRNSPRPKARTTKKVSRGEGRGDVVKIALSYLGTPYQWGASSGSAFDCSGFTAFVYRQVGINLPHNSLAQYEVGKKIDKSELSPGDLVFFKTQGSSVINHVGIYIGDGQFIHASSGKDRVIISSLREGYYASCYAGAVRVR encoded by the coding sequence ATGAACCTGAAAAAATCCCTTGCAACTTTAACTTTATCGGTTTTCTTACTGCAATCATCGGCTTGGGCAACAACTATTACCGTGAAAAGCGGCGACAATCTCTGGTTACTTGCTCGGCGGTACAACACTACCGTTGAAGCGATTAAAAAAGCCAATAACTTAAAATCGGAAGCTTTAAAGCCCGGCCAAAAATTAGTGATTCCCGGAAAGTCAACAGCTACGGCAGTTTCCCGCTCCAGCAGCGGTAGTTCGGTTTACATAGTTAAAGCCGGCGATACCCTCTGGGATATTGCTAAAAAGTTTAACCTAACGGTAGATGAGCTTAAGCGTTTAAACAATTTAAAATCCGAAAAACTGAGTATCGGGCAAAAACTCCTGGTTAAGAAAACCACCTCCCGCAATTCCCCCCGCCCGAAAGCCCGAACGACTAAAAAAGTTTCCCGGGGTGAAGGGCGGGGAGATGTGGTAAAAATCGCACTGAGTTATCTCGGCACCCCCTATCAGTGGGGGGCAAGTTCCGGTTCGGCCTTTGACTGTTCCGGTTTTACCGCTTTTGTTTACCGCCAGGTAGGCATCAACCTTCCGCACAATTCCCTCGCCCAGTATGAAGTGGGCAAAAAGATTGATAAAAGCGAACTTTCTCCGGGAGATTTAGTTTTCTTTAAAACTCAGGGCTCATCGGTTATCAATCACGTGGGAATTTATATAGGAGACGGACAGTTTATCCATGCCAGTTCCGGCAAAGACCGGGTAATTATCTCCTCCTTAAGGGAAGGTTATTATGCCAGCTGTTATGCTGGTGCGGTCAGGGTAAGATAA